In the genome of Chryseobacterium oryzae, one region contains:
- a CDS encoding O-succinylhomoserine sulfhydrylase, which translates to MMNNEEKPSTENLQPSVNFETLAIRTQTERTQFDEHSTPLFLTSSFVFEDAEDMRASFAEEKSKNLYSRFSNPNVSEFTDKIVQMEGAEAGYAFATGMAAIYSTFASLLNAGDHIVSCQSVFGSTHTLFTKYFPKWNIETTYFKANDAGNVEKYIQPNTRILYLETPTNPAIEVLDLEFFGKIARKHNLLFIVDNCFATPYLQQPIKYGADIVVHSATKLIDGQGRVLGGVAVGKADLIREIYLFARNTGPAMSPFNAWVLSKSLETLAIRVEKHCENALKVAEFLENHPQVELVKYPFLKSHPSYEIAKKQMRLGGNIVAFEIKGGIEGGRNFLDKIKMCSLSANLGDTRTIVTHPASTTHSKLSDDERNEVGITAGLVRCSVGLEHVDDIIADLKQALD; encoded by the coding sequence ATGATGAACAACGAAGAAAAACCATCAACAGAGAACCTTCAACCTTCAGTCAATTTTGAAACTCTTGCGATAAGAACCCAAACGGAAAGAACTCAGTTTGATGAGCATTCTACGCCGCTTTTTCTTACATCAAGCTTTGTTTTTGAGGATGCAGAAGATATGAGAGCAAGTTTTGCTGAAGAGAAATCGAAAAATTTATACAGCCGTTTTTCAAATCCGAACGTCTCCGAATTTACAGACAAAATCGTACAAATGGAAGGCGCAGAAGCGGGATATGCTTTTGCTACAGGAATGGCGGCTATTTATTCAACATTTGCGAGTTTGCTCAATGCAGGCGATCACATTGTGAGCTGTCAGTCGGTTTTTGGTTCAACTCATACTCTGTTTACAAAATATTTCCCTAAATGGAATATTGAAACGACTTATTTTAAAGCAAATGATGCCGGAAATGTTGAAAAATATATTCAGCCAAACACCAGAATACTTTATCTTGAAACCCCTACAAATCCTGCCATCGAAGTTTTGGATCTCGAATTTTTCGGAAAAATAGCCAGAAAGCATAATCTTCTGTTTATTGTAGATAACTGCTTTGCCACACCTTATCTTCAACAGCCCATAAAGTATGGAGCAGATATTGTGGTGCATTCTGCTACCAAATTAATTGACGGTCAAGGTCGAGTTTTGGGTGGTGTTGCCGTGGGAAAGGCAGATTTAATCCGTGAGATTTATCTCTTTGCGAGAAATACAGGACCGGCAATGTCTCCATTTAATGCCTGGGTTTTATCTAAAAGTTTAGAAACTTTAGCCATCCGTGTTGAAAAACATTGCGAAAATGCCTTAAAAGTAGCAGAATTTTTAGAAAATCATCCTCAGGTAGAATTGGTGAAATATCCTTTCCTAAAGTCTCATCCTAGTTACGAAATTGCCAAAAAGCAAATGAGATTAGGAGGGAATATTGTTGCCTTTGAAATTAAAGGAGGCATAGAAGGCGGAAGAAATTTTTTAGACAAAATTAAAATGTGTTCTCTTTCTGCCAATCTTGGTGATACAAGAACGATAGTAACGCATCCGGCTTCTACAACGCATTCTAAACTGTCTGATGACGAAAGAAATGAAGTTGGCATTACTGCAGGTTTGGTTCGTTGCTCTGTTGGTTTGGAGCATGTGGATGATATTATTGCAGATCTGAAACAAGCGTTGGATTAA